A genomic segment from Melanotaenia boesemani isolate fMelBoe1 chromosome 9, fMelBoe1.pri, whole genome shotgun sequence encodes:
- the ift20 gene encoding intraflagellar transport protein 20 homolog: MAKDPLAEAGFYFDELNKLRVLDPDVSQKTSELKEECKEFVDKIGQFQKIVGGLIELVDELAKEAETEKMKAIGARNLLKSVEKQREAQQQQLQALIAEKKMQLERYRIEYEALSKVESEQNEFIDQFILQK; this comes from the exons ATGGCTAAAGACCCATTAGCTGAGGCAGGTTTCTATTTTGATGAGCTCAACAAACTGCGGGTTCTGGATCCTGATGTCAGCCAGAAGACATCCGAGCTGAAGGAGGAGTGCAAAGAATTTGTGGACA AGATTGGCCAGTTTCAGAAGATTGTAGGTGGTCTGATCGAGCTGGTGGATGAATTGGCAAAAGaagcagagacagaaaagatGAAG GCAATTGGAGCCCGGAATCTACTGAAGTCggtagaaaaacaaagagaagcccagcagcagcagcttcaggcCCTCATAGCCGAGAAGAAGATGCAGCTGGAGAG ATATCGCATCGAGTACGAAGCCCTGTCCAAAGTGGAGTCAGAGCAAAACGAGTTCATCGACCAGTTCATTCTGCAGAAGTGA
- the lyrm9 gene encoding LYR motif-containing protein 9, which yields MPPLVGAELIQTPLQLYRFLLRCCRQLPSPAMQQHYRHAIRQGYNSHADEDDPERIQMIIQRAVTDADWILEKYTKKK from the exons ATGCCGCCTTTAGTTGGAGCTGAGCTGATCCAGACGCCGCTGCAGCTTTATCGATTCCTCCTCAGATGCTGCAGGCAGCTGCCGTCCCCAGCGATGCAGCAGCACTACCGACACGCCATACGACAG GGTTACAACAGCCACGCGGATGAAGATGATCCAGAGAGGATCCAGATGATAATACAGAGAGCTGTCACAGATGCAGACTGGATTCTAGAGAAG TATACCAAGAAGAAGTGA
- the tnfaip1 gene encoding BTB/POZ domain-containing adapter for CUL3-mediated RhoA degradation protein 2, translating into MSGESVLPHHHSQSEPTSPAPPLACPKTKACSYRGAVGLGNTYVRLNVGGMLFYTTLQVLTRQNSMLKAMFSGKKEVFTDKEGWILIDRSGKHFGCILCYLRDGTVILPKGRQALQELLAEAKYYLIQGLVELCQNTLQGNKEQPLCVIPVITSPKEEERLIQSSSKPVVKLVYNRSNNKYSYTSNSDDNLLKNIELFDRLSRNFNSRVLFMKDVIGDEICCWSFYGQGRKLVEVCCTSIVYATEKKQTKVEFPEARIYEETLNTMLYETMPLPDNSLLEATRRSYNNCGSHSEEEEGPGGSELRERVRRIHVKRYSTYDDRPLGH; encoded by the exons ATGTCTGGGGAAAGCGTCCTTCCCCATCACCACAGCCAGTCTGAACCCACCTCTCCAGCTCCCCCCCTGGCTTGTCCCAAGACCAAGGCCTGCAGTTACAGAGGAGCAGTGGGCCTGGGCAACACATATGTCCGGCTTAATGTTGGAGGGATGCTGTTTTACACCACACTACAAGTGCTAACCAGGCAAAACTCCATGCTGAAAGCCATGTTCAGTGGGAAGAAAGAAGTATTCACAGACAAGGAAG GGTGGATCCTGATTGACCGTAGTGGGAAACACTTTGGCTGCATCCTGTGTTACCTGCGTGACGGCACTGTCATCTTACCCAAAGGCCGTCAGGCTCTTCAGGAGTTGCTGGCTGAGGCAAAGTACTACCTCATCCAAGGCCTTGTAGAACTTTGTCAAAACACCTTGCAG GGCAATAAAGAGCAACCCCTGTGTGTTATACCTGTGATCACCTCCCCGAAAGAAGAGGAGCGGCtcatccagtcctcctctaag cctgTAGTGAAGCTGGTGTACAACAGAAGCAACAACAAATACTCCTACACCAG CAACTCTGACGACAACCTGTTGAAGAACATCGAGCTGTTTGACAGGCTGTCTCGCAACTTCAACAGCCGCGTCCTCTTTATGAAGGACGTGATCGGAGATGAGATATGCTGCTGGTCCTTTTACGGTCAGGGACGCAAGCTGGTCGAGGTGTGCTGCACCTCCatcgtctacgccacagagaaGAAGCAGACCAAG GTGGAGTTCCCTGAAGCCCGGATCTACGAGGAAACCCTGAACACTATGCTTTATGAGACCATGCCGCTGCCCGACAACTCCCTGCTGGAGGCCACTCGCCGGAGCTACAACAACTGTGGTTCTCAcagcgaggaagaggaggggccCGGAGGAAGCGAGCTACGTGAGCGCGTCCGTCGCATTCACGTGAAGCGGTACAGCACGTACGACGATCGGCCGCTCGGACACTGA